In Desulfobacterales bacterium, a genomic segment contains:
- a CDS encoding response regulator: MNIPQARLLLVDDESAFIEILAQRLRRRSFDAACVNSGEEALIRLEGNHDPDVIILDLKMPGMNGIETIQRIKNRWPLIEVILLTGHATVASAVAALKQGAFDYLIKPYELDSLIVKIRSAVRRKRHHEMQIRKVRTKPYISKRECDELIARILDATRRGAPDANGQ, translated from the coding sequence ATGAGTCGGCATTTATTGAAATCCTGGCGCAACGGCTTCGCAGAAGAAGCTTTGATGCCGCCTGTGTCAACAGCGGTGAGGAGGCTCTCATCCGCCTGGAGGGGAACCACGATCCGGATGTGATTATTCTCGACCTTAAAATGCCGGGAATGAACGGTATAGAGACCATTCAAAGGATTAAAAACAGATGGCCGCTGATTGAAGTGATCCTCCTGACCGGCCATGCCACGGTTGCATCCGCCGTCGCCGCCTTAAAACAAGGGGCGTTTGATTATCTCATAAAGCCCTATGAACTGGATAGCCTGATTGTTAAAATCAGATCGGCTGTCCGGAGAAAACGGCACCATGAAATGCAGATACGAAAAGTCCGGACAAAACCCTATATTTCAAAGCGGGAATGTGATGAGCTGATCGCACGGATTTTAGACGCTACCCGCAGGGGGGCGCCCGATGCTAACGGACAATAA